The following is a genomic window from Variovorax paradoxus.
CAGGCGCTCGGCGTCGCGGCTGAACATTTCCACGTAGGCCAGCATGTGGTGGCCAAAGCTCACCGGCTGCGCCACCTGCAGGTGCGTGAAGCCGGGCAGGATGACGTCGACGTTCTTTTCGGCGATGTCCACCAGCGAGACCTGCAGCGCGACGAGCAGGTCGGCGATCAGGTCGATTTCGCCACGCAGCCACAGGCGCACGTCGGTCGCGACCTGGTCGTTGCGGCTGCGGCCGGTGTGCAGGCGCTTGCCGGCATCGCCCACGAGCTGGGTCAGCCGGGCCTCGATGTTCAGGTGCACGTCTTCGAGGTCGAGTTTCCACTCGAAGGCGCCCGATTCGATTTCAGCGCGGATCTGCGCCATCCCACGTTCGATTTCGGCGTGGTCCTGCTTGGCGATGATGCCTTGGGCGGCCAGCATGCCGGCATGCGCCAGCGAACCCTCGATATCGGCCTGCCACAGACGCTTGTCGAAGAACACGCTGGCGGTGTAGCGCTTCACGAGGTCGCTCATGGGTTCGGAGAACAGGGCCGACCAGGCTTCGGATTTCTTGTCGAGTTGGTTTTGGGTCATGGGAGCCGTTCGAGAGGCAATAATGGGTTGGTTACCCAATGTATCTGTGATGCGCAACCCGGCGATTTTATCGGCCACCTCCAACCCCACGCCTCCGTCCTCGCCGGAAAGAGGGCGTTTGCCTGCGCGCGGCGGTTCCGGGCTGTTCGACGCCTGCCAGATCGGCGTGGTCCTGCGCGCGGTTCTCTTCGTGGAGGCGCTGGTGGCAACCGCCACGCTTTTCGTGTCGTCCTCCCCGGGCGAATGGCTGGTGCAGACCGCCACCGTCACTGGGGGCGCCTTGCCCGCTACCCTTCTTTGGCTGGTGGCGGCCTGCGCGCTCAAGAAGCCGCTCGGGCGCCTGCCGCGCCAGGCGCAGTACACGGCGGGCGCAGTTCTGGGAGCCGTTTCGGCGCTCTACGGCTGCGGGCTCTTGCGGCTGACCGGCGTTCTGGGCACCGCGCCGTGGCTGGCCAGCGCCGTGGCGGGTGCCTTCATCGCCGGCATGGTCATGGCCGCGATGGTGCTGCGCGCGCGCGGCCAGACGCCCGCCGCCATGACCGCGCGGCTCGAGGAGCTGCAGTCGCGCATCCGGCCGCACTTTCTGTTCAACACCCTCAACAGCGCCATTGCACTGGTGCGCGAGGAGCCCGCCAAGGCCGAGACCATGCTGGAAGACCTGGCCGAGCTGTTCCGCCAGGCGCTGGCCGACCCCGGCGAATCCGGCACGCTGGCCGACGAAATCGCGCTGGCCGAGCGCTACCTGGCCATCGAGCAGGTGCGTTTCGGCGACCGCCTGCGCATCCGCTGGGACCTCGATGCCGCGGCCAGCAGCGCGCGGCTGCCGCCGCTGCTGCTGCAGCCGCTGGTCGAGAACGCCATCAAGCACGGCGTGGAGCCCAGCCCCGAAGGCGCCAGGCTGCGCATCCGCACCGAACGCCGGGGCGACGTGGTGGTGATCGAGGTGGTCAACAGCCTGCCGCCCCTGCGCTGGGCCGACGAGCCTTTGCCGCGCGGCCACGGCATTGCATTGGCCAACGTGCGCGACCGGCTGCGGCTGCTGCACGACATGCAGATGCAGTTCAGCGCCGGCATGGACCAGAAGAACTACCGCGTGCGCATTGCCATTCCCGCCGAATCATGACCCTCAAGACTTTGATCGTCGACGACGAAACCCTTGCGCGTTCACGCCTGCGCACCTTGCTGCGTGACTGCCGCTCGCCGGATGCCGAGGTTGTGGCCGAGGCTGCCCAGGGTGCCGAGGCGCAGCAATACCTGGCAAGCATGGCGCTCGACCTGGTGCTGCTCGACGTCCATATGCCGGGCGTGGACGGTATCGAGGTGGCGCGCACGCTGCGCGAACGCGCTGACGCGCCGGCCGTTGTGTTCGTTACCGCCCATGCGGCCCATGCAGTGACGGCTTTCGATCTCGATGCGGTCGACTACCTCACCAAGCCGGTGCGGGCCGAGCGCCTGCAGCAGGCGCTGC
Proteins encoded in this region:
- a CDS encoding histidine kinase, with the translated sequence MRNPAILSATSNPTPPSSPERGRLPARGGSGLFDACQIGVVLRAVLFVEALVATATLFVSSSPGEWLVQTATVTGGALPATLLWLVAACALKKPLGRLPRQAQYTAGAVLGAVSALYGCGLLRLTGVLGTAPWLASAVAGAFIAGMVMAAMVLRARGQTPAAMTARLEELQSRIRPHFLFNTLNSAIALVREEPAKAETMLEDLAELFRQALADPGESGTLADEIALAERYLAIEQVRFGDRLRIRWDLDAAASSARLPPLLLQPLVENAIKHGVEPSPEGARLRIRTERRGDVVVIEVVNSLPPLRWADEPLPRGHGIALANVRDRLRLLHDMQMQFSAGMDQKNYRVRIAIPAES